From Lonchura striata isolate bLonStr1 chromosome 3, bLonStr1.mat, whole genome shotgun sequence, one genomic window encodes:
- the TRIB2 gene encoding tribbles homolog 2, with translation MNIQRSTPITIARYGRPRNKTQDFEELSSIRSIEPSQSFSPNLGSPSPPETPNLSHCVSCIGKYLLLEPLEGDHVFRAVHLHSGEELVCKVFDIGCYQELLAPCFCLPAHKNINQITEIILGETKAYVFFERSYGDMHSFVRTCKKLKEEEAAKLFYQIASAVAHCHDGGLVLRDLKLRKFIFKDEERTRVKLESLEDAYILRGNDDSLSDKHGCPAYVSPEILNTNGSYSGKAADVWSLGVMLYTMLVGRYPFHDIEPSSLFSKIRRGQFNIPETLSPKAKCLIRSILRREPSERLTSQEILDHPWFSTDFNVSNSGYGAKEVSDQLVPDVNMEEDLDPFFN, from the exons ATGAACATACAAAGGTCAACCCCTATCACGATAGCACGATATGGGAGACCGCGGAATAAAACCCAGGATTTTGAAGAGCTCTCGTCCATACGGTCCATCGAGCCAAGCCAGAGTTTTAGCCCGAATCTAGGCTCGCCGAGCCCGCCGGAGACCCCGAACTTGTCGCATTGCGTTTCTTGCATCGGGAAATACTTATTGTTGGAGCCTCTCGAGGGAGACCACGTTTTCCGAGCCGTACATCTGCACAGCGGCGAAGAGCTGGTTTGCAAG GTGTTTGATATTGGCTGCTACCAGGAGTTATTAGCACCATGTTTTTGTCTGCCTGCGCATAAAAATATCAACCaaattactgaaataattcTTGGGGAGACAAAAGCGTATGTGTTCTTTGAAAGGAGCTATGGGGACATGCATTCGTTTGTTCGTACCTGCAAGAAGCTTAAAGAAGAGGAGGCAGCCAAACTCTTCTATCAAATAGCTTCCGCTGTTGCACACTGCCATGATGGTGGACTGGTACTGCGAGATCTCAAGCTGCGAAAGTTTATTTTCAAGGATGAAGAAAG GACTAGAGTGAAATTGGAAAGCCTAGAAGATGCTTATATTTTAAGAGGAAATGATGACTCTCTTTCTGATAAGCATGGATGCCCAGCCTATGTGAGTCCAGAGATCTTGAACACAAATGGCAGCTACTCTGGCAAAGCAGCGGACGTATGGAGTCTAGGTGTCATGCTTTATACCATGCTCGTTGGACGCTATCCTTTCCATGACATTGAGCCTAGTTCCCTCTTCAGCAAGATCCGTCGTGGGCAGTTTAACATTCCAGAAACTCTATCCCCTAAGGCAAAATGCCTCATACGTAGCATACTGCGTCGAGAGCCATCAGAAAGGCTGACTTCACAGGAAATTCTGGACCATCCATGGTTTTCTACAGATTTTAATGTATCGAATTCAGGATATGGTGCTAAGGAAGTATCAGATCAGCTGGTGCCTGATGTCAACATGGAAGAAGACTTGGACCCATTCTTTAACTGA